A stretch of DNA from Shewanella sediminis HAW-EB3:
GAAATCCCCCAATCGGGATCCATGCCCATCATCACCATGGTCTCTTTAACAAAAGCCGGTGCAATGACATTCAGTCTTAGCTGTTCAAGCTCCAGTGCCGCCGCCTTAACAAAGCTTTCCAACGCACCGTTAGCCATGCTGATCGATGCACTACCCGGCATAGGTTGACGAGAAAGGACGCCTGAAGTCAGGGTGATTGAACCACCATCATTGATGTGATCACGCCCGACTCTCAATAGATTAACCTGCCCCATCAGCTTATTGTTCAGTGCCAGCTCAAAGTCTTGGTCACTGTGTGCATCCAGAGGAACGAAGTTTGCCAGACCAGCGGCAGACACCAGGGCATCCACCTGACCAACCTGCTCAAACATCTTTTTAATCGAATCTTTATCACCGAGATCGACCCTGACATCACCATCGTTATAGTTAGCCGTAACCAGTTCATTATCACCGGACAGGCGCTCATATACCGCTTTACCTATGGTGCCGCTCGCACCGATTATAAGAATTTTCATATTGTCTCCTGTCGATATTTATCTGTTTCATGCCGGGTACCGATTGATACCGCTCAACTTGTTTTACAGCTTATACCTGTGATTAAATATGAAAAATAACCTTCAAATGAATTGAATTTTCTCATGAAGAGAAATATAGATCTTATCACCG
This window harbors:
- a CDS encoding short chain dehydrogenase — encoded protein: MKILIIGASGTIGKAVYERLSGDNELVTANYNDGDVRVDLGDKDSIKKMFEQVGQVDALVSAAGLANFVPLDAHSDQDFELALNNKLMGQVNLLRVGRDHINDGGSITLTSGVLSRQPMPGSASISMANGALESFVKAAALELEQLRLNVIAPAFVKETMVMMGMDPDWGISAADTARVYELAVKGEMHGQTMDVAQHQ